The stretch of DNA GGCCGGCGGTCGATGACCCTCGCCGAGAAGGTCATCGAGGCCCCGGAGAACTGTGACGAGGAGTACGACGTGCCACGCGTCGACGACGTCGACTACACGCTGTACGCCGACGAGAGCGTGATGAAAGACGCCCGCGGCGAGGACCGGCACATCCGGTTCAGCGCCGCTCCGATGTACGACGGCGACGGCGAACTGACCGGGGTCGTCGAGATGATACAGGACCGCACCGAGGACGCGAAGCGCCAGGACCAGCTCCGGGGGATGGTCGCCGAACTCCAGTCCACGATGGCCGACATCGAGGCCGGCCAGCTCCAGTCTCGGGCGTCCGTCGAGGAGACCGAGTACGTCGACGACGAACTGCTCGACGTCGTCGACTCGCTCAACCAGATGGCGGCGCGACTCGACGACATCGTCTCGGACGTCGCCGGCCGGACCGACGACCTCCACGACTCCGTGGAGTCGGTCGCCGAGAGCAGCCAGCGGGTCTCGAACCTCTCCGACGAGCAGTCCGAGGCGCTCGCGAGCGTCAGCCAGGAGGTGGAGTCGCTCTCGGCGACCATCGAGGAGATCGCCTCCACGAGCGATCAGGTGGCCTCGACCGCCCGCAGCGCCGACGAGGCCGCCTCGGAGGTCCAGGAGACCGCCGAGGAGACCGAGCGCGTGATGCAGGACGTCGGCGAGTCCGCCGCCGAGGTGACCGAGGACGTCACCTCGCTGCGGGACCGGATGGACGAGATCGACGAGATCGTCGAGGTCATCGACGACATCGCCGACGAGACGAATATGCTGGCGCTGAACGCCTCCATCGAGGCCGCCCGCGCCGGCGAGGCCGGCGAGGGGTTCGCCGTCGTCGCCGACGAGGTGAAGAACCTCGCCGAGGAGTCCCAGGAACGCGCCTCCCAGATCGAGGAGATGGTCGGTCGCATCAAGACCGACACCCAGGCGACCGTCGAGAACCTCGAAGAGACGACCGAACAGGTCGAACGGGGCATCGATCAGGTCGAGGACGCCACCGAGGCCCTGACCGACATCGTCACCGCCATCGAGGAGACGGCCGAGGGCATCGAACAGGTCTCGGCGGCGACGGACGACCAGGCCGCGAGCACCGAGGAGATCGCGAGTATGCTCGACGAGGTCGTCCAGCGGGCCGAAGACATCTCCGCGGAGATGCAGGCCGCCGCGGAGAACACGCAGGAACAGACCCGGCAGGTCGACGAGATCAACGCCACCGTCAGCCGCCTGTCCGGTGGCGGCGACGGTCGCTGAGCACCACGTGCTAACTAGTTAGGGTGTATCCACACCCACCTCCGGTCCCTCGTCTGTCGTATGGACGCAGGCACGACGACGGACGACTCTGACGTGGGCAGCGCGCTCTCGCGGCTCGGGGACTCGATGGCGGACCTCAGCACCAGCACGAC from Haloarcula litorea encodes:
- a CDS encoding methyl-accepting chemotaxis protein, whose translation is MRSEDRSTAPDSETTTDGGTVVDPVESADELHYRMILDRVDTPIFVLDADGDIAHWNSSLAALTGESEAGAIELAEEHGVVGPAFYHDGRRSMTLAEKVIEAPENCDEEYDVPRVDDVDYTLYADESVMKDARGEDRHIRFSAAPMYDGDGELTGVVEMIQDRTEDAKRQDQLRGMVAELQSTMADIEAGQLQSRASVEETEYVDDELLDVVDSLNQMAARLDDIVSDVAGRTDDLHDSVESVAESSQRVSNLSDEQSEALASVSQEVESLSATIEEIASTSDQVASTARSADEAASEVQETAEETERVMQDVGESAAEVTEDVTSLRDRMDEIDEIVEVIDDIADETNMLALNASIEAARAGEAGEGFAVVADEVKNLAEESQERASQIEEMVGRIKTDTQATVENLEETTEQVERGIDQVEDATEALTDIVTAIEETAEGIEQVSAATDDQAASTEEIASMLDEVVQRAEDISAEMQAAAENTQEQTRQVDEINATVSRLSGGGDGR